A single genomic interval of Streptomyces showdoensis harbors:
- a CDS encoding GntR family transcriptional regulator, with translation MPEAQQHRLAAQLLQRIQDGIYPPGAAFPSYRALAAEFGAGHGAAYRAVQILRTNGHLEGRPRGRLTVRHPPGVRTLADPDAEWPFGHGETERSRPRVSAELALRLRCEPGAQVSRERVELLDPDGRPAMLVTSWWRGRRRPHAAMRYVVSLHRMAPEEAHMLGMPAGALALLVDRTRLDASGSVTEVADLVLPADRWTVGG, from the coding sequence ATGCCAGAAGCGCAGCAGCACCGGCTCGCCGCCCAGCTGCTGCAACGCATCCAGGACGGTATCTACCCGCCCGGCGCCGCCTTCCCCTCCTACCGCGCCCTCGCCGCCGAGTTCGGCGCTGGCCACGGTGCTGCCTATCGGGCCGTGCAGATACTCCGCACGAATGGACATCTCGAAGGGCGACCGCGCGGCCGGCTCACCGTCCGCCATCCTCCTGGTGTGCGCACCCTCGCCGACCCCGATGCCGAGTGGCCCTTCGGCCACGGCGAGACCGAGCGCTCGCGCCCCAGGGTCTCCGCAGAGCTCGCCCTTCGGCTGCGCTGCGAACCGGGTGCGCAGGTGTCGCGCGAGAGGGTCGAGCTGCTCGACCCCGACGGTCGACCCGCCATGCTTGTCACCTCGTGGTGGAGAGGGCGCCGCCGGCCCCACGCAGCCATGCGGTACGTGGTGTCCCTGCACCGGATGGCGCCCGAGGAAGCCCACATGCTCGGCATGCCTGCAGGTGCGCTGGCGCTGCTTGTGGACCGGACACGCCTGGACGCCTCGGGGTCCGTGACAGAGGTGGCTGATCTCGTACTCCCCGCGGACAGGTGGACGGTCGGAGGGTAG
- a CDS encoding DUF6221 family protein gives MDLVEFLNARYSEEAAPVAMPAWHEPWCLAPTGGTCFYCGEQEDPTNVDYLPQSPKTLADIDAKRRIVELHGPADFEYSDEAVCSTCDRGGPLPYPCPTLRLLALPYAGHADFDEAWRP, from the coding sequence GTGGACCTGGTGGAGTTCCTGAACGCCCGCTACAGCGAGGAAGCCGCCCCGGTCGCCATGCCCGCGTGGCATGAGCCCTGGTGCCTCGCCCCTACCGGCGGCACGTGCTTCTACTGCGGAGAGCAGGAAGACCCGACCAACGTGGACTACCTGCCGCAGTCCCCGAAGACGCTCGCCGACATCGACGCCAAACGGAGGATCGTCGAGCTGCACGGCCCGGCCGACTTCGAGTACTCCGACGAGGCCGTCTGCTCGACGTGCGATCGGGGCGGCCCGCTGCCGTACCCGTGCCCGACGCTGCGCCTGCTTGCCCTGCCGTATGCCGGCCACGCCGACTTCGACGAGGCGTGGCGCCCGTAG
- a CDS encoding DUF6233 domain-containing protein, with protein MYDLPPDLPRLRTLETYLAMLLGDVRDRIGKIEQQQAASAPRQALPDKPEYVLSYLRERGQPVADSVHLGDCKQVSHHTRPLTREQALQAITGGGIRACEICRPDSTLGVLDS; from the coding sequence GTGTACGACCTGCCGCCTGATCTGCCGCGTCTCCGCACCCTGGAGACCTACCTCGCCATGCTCCTCGGCGACGTCCGGGACCGCATCGGAAAGATCGAGCAGCAGCAGGCCGCCAGCGCACCCCGCCAGGCCCTCCCCGACAAACCCGAGTACGTCCTCTCCTACCTCCGCGAACGCGGCCAGCCCGTCGCCGACAGCGTCCACCTCGGCGACTGCAAGCAGGTCAGCCACCACACCCGGCCCCTCACCCGCGAGCAAGCCCTCCAGGCCATCACCGGGGGCGGGATCCGGGCCTGCGAGATCTGCCGGCCCGACTCCACCCTCGGCGTGCTCGACAGCTAG